A window of the Drosophila simulans strain w501 chromosome 2L, Prin_Dsim_3.1, whole genome shotgun sequence genome harbors these coding sequences:
- the LOC6731602 gene encoding kunitz-type serine protease inhibitor PILP-2, translated as MYIYFPTIFLLFLHPVAAVNPQGFTIKEPKCWYVANPGPCDDFVKVWGYDYLTNRCIFFYYGGCGGNPNRFYTKEECLKTCRVYRPPNRKKREENLDEEEEEEFEEDIDNWDKWDSEWDRMEL; from the exons atgtatatttattttccaacaaTCTTTCTCTTATTTTTGCATCCAGTGGCAGCAGTTAATCCTCAAGGATTCACAATTAAAGAAC CAAAATGCTGGTATGTGGCGAACCCTGGACCCTGTGATGATTTTGTAAAAGTCTGGGGCTACGATTATTTGACTAATCGTTGCATTTTCTTCTACTATGGAGGCTGTGGTGGAAATCCAAATCGATTTTATACGAAAGAGGAATGCTTGAAAACATGCCGGGTGTACAGACCTCCAAATCGAAAGAAAAGGGAAGAAAATTTGGACgaagaagaggaggaagaGTTTGAGGAAGATATTGATAACTGGGACAAATGGGACAGCGAATGGGACAGGATGGAGCTATGA